GGTTCGTGTCGACGACCTCGGTGAAGTCGTCGTCGCTCATGCGCATCATGAGGGTGTCGCGCGTGATGCCCGCGTTGGCGACCACGACCTCCACGGGTCCGTACGCCGCCTCGACCTCGGTGAAGGCGGCGTCGACGGAGGCGGCGTCGGTCACGTCGGCGCGCACCGTGAGGCTGCCCGCGGGGCCCTCGCCGGAGCGCGCGGTGACGGCGACGCGGTGCCCGCGACGCAGCATCTCCTCGGCGATCGCGAAGCCGATCCCCCTGTTGCCTCCGGTGACGACGACGGTGCGAGCGGTGCTCATGGGGGACCTTCCCTTACGGCTTGGAGGGGGCTGGCGGACTCGGACGAGCCTATCGGTGGCGCGGCGTACCCTGGTCTCGATGGGGCGCGCGACGCGCCCTCGAAGGACGCCATCCACCCATGCCAGCTCCGCAGCAGTCGGTCACCAGCCTCCCCCGGTCCCCGCAGGAGGACCGTCACGCCCGCATGGTGAAGTACACCATCGCGATGACCATCCGCATGGTCTGCATCCTCTCGTGCCTCTTCCTCCAAGGCTGGTGGCTCGCCGTCGCCGCCGTCGGCGCCATCGTGCTGCCCTACTTCGCCGTCATCCTGGCGAACGTCGGCGGCAACCAGGGCACCGCGGTCGAGCGGCCGGGCGGCGTCGTCGCCGTGTCGGCCCGGCACTCCGGATTC
This is a stretch of genomic DNA from Clavibacter zhangzhiyongii. It encodes these proteins:
- a CDS encoding DUF3099 domain-containing protein: MPAPQQSVTSLPRSPQEDRHARMVKYTIAMTIRMVCILSCLFLQGWWLAVAAVGAIVLPYFAVILANVGGNQGTAVERPGGVVAVSARHSGFPPPAEPFAPSAAYTPSEPYTPSEPFTAPASFTTYETGRAPDPARPAEDRPTPARDAPTPGTPDAA